In Primulina huaijiensis isolate GDHJ02 unplaced genomic scaffold, ASM1229523v2 scaffold201291, whole genome shotgun sequence, the DNA window ATGTAAGGCTTCGTCATATGGTGAAGTTGTTCAGGCTGCATTGGGCAGAACAGCTAgaattttatctgaaatttgcatTATTGTTAATAATGCTGGAGTTTTGGTCGTTTATTTGATCATCATCGGTGATGTTATGTCGGGCTCGATTCGGCATATCGGTGTTTTTGATCAATGGCTGGGACACGGTGTTTGGGATCACAGGAAGCTAGTTATTCTTATAGTATTGGTGCTTTTTCTTGCTCCCCTTTGTACTTTAGACAAGATTGATTCATTGAGCATGACATCGGCTGCTTCTGTGGCACTCGCAGTGGTGTTTGTTATTGTCGCATTTGTAATTGCTTTCATTAAACTCGTACAAGGGAAAATCGAGCCTCCAAGGATGTCGCCCGACTTTGGATCCAAGAAAGCTATTATTGATTTGCTCGTTGTGATTCCCATCATGTCAAATGCTTATGTATGTCACTTCAACGTGCAACCTA includes these proteins:
- the LOC140966185 gene encoding amino acid transporter AVT6E-like, producing the protein KASSYGEVVQAALGRTARILSEICIIVNNAGVLVVYLIIIGDVMSGSIRHIGVFDQWLGHGVWDHRKLVILIVLVLFLAPLCTLDKIDSLSMTSAASVALAVVFVIVAFVIAFIKLVQGKIEPPRMSPDFGSKKAIIDLLVVIPIMSNAYVCHFNVQPIYNELEGRTPPKMYRVGRITTVI